A single genomic interval of Coccidioides posadasii str. Silveira chromosome 1, complete sequence harbors:
- a CDS encoding uncharacterized protein (EggNog:ENOG410PHHK~COG:S~BUSCO:2726at33183), translating to MDAAQERERRRRGSSQKSMLSKALQKANTAVLLDNAANYEGAIDAYSDACDLLMQVMRRTDGGDEKQKLEEIRTTYTTRITELRRLGLSSRSGGKALPERPLSDESLSPSAFSFRSDVHDELDEDDPYVIETATATRILNNPSYMTDPSEPRTLPPSQIPPRRQSLLPSAFDDEVRFSRPKKPSLLRAGSSSNLPTLAEQLDESSLSGDRNSEGNAFHHQSPSRDPPLPPRTVSQQSEYRNQLSSHLQPDFNNESTSWLDNGDSGGSSASSLRSRSSSLYLRKRDRMTSGGTEAAFDAALDAAVEAAYDEGLEPADDSDDMSADDDIVLNVRRNVERAKQKVREAEMEAEAISAKERETRRIQEEAFHGNYGALNASYEDGEAEEEELILEEMMDVFDFDLQTKSALPRQSGSSGFSGRTWGSSIASNAATTGTSLSTLAEEEIPPTNIKLAESSQNPPPSQPSSSAPAPSTPLPPPPPPPPPPPPPPPPPPSAALPFSLPSSLPPLPTPIQPTITPNSPVAPSVRARRLSGWNAKELSIETNGRLPLGAEAPLTVPGSRTGHMSPSLLPKDESKTGFTAAWQNTEPKSAFPIQRLKYNHAAAGSAESLPIQSPVAPFPELQADEDEDDSMDHRSSGHTVSKVASAPDTLRKDTISSQSKSARGKQLSISTEDTGRVPESPLVSAFPASMRKGPHMSVSTAGSPSVGGPHHIFDGTFHSAMAPGCPDSSTPNPPAALEPCPQSFLLRPFWLMRCIYQSITHPRGAYLTTKLFVPRDVWRVKNVKLKAVEEKISNCDLLTAALLKVAQVDTNDADAVLEEMQSLDTILDQVQLVLSKKLGNEVGVNGAMHLFKSASSEDSSTFSEQSSRSSSGGSRSYLTPFRKLRSKSSGPNAGPSTSATKEASKDNLTMHSLPMNTTLNLRAPKRNLPELKCTGPNANYMNALARLCDAAQVLDQIARQVEDPGLKHTSETQVGLELCARHAAEFFGFYVCRFALNDIGLMIDKFIKRGSEWVLV from the exons ATGGACGCCGCTCAGGAACGAGAACGTAGACGACGAGGCTCATCGCAAAAGTCCATGCTATCGAAGGCTCTCCAAAAAGCTAATACGGCCGTGCTCCTGGATAACGCCGCAAACTATGAAGGCGCCATCGATGCATACTCGGATGCCTGCGATCTTCTTATGCAGGTAATGCGCCGCACTGACGGCGGCGATGAAAAGCAGAAACTTGAAGAAATC CGTACTACCTATACTACCCGAATTACTGAGCTTCGGCGACTTGGTCTTTCGTCCAGATCGGGTGGGAAAGCGTTGCCCGAAAGGCCTTTGAGCGATGAATCCTTGTCCCCTAGCGCATTTTCTTTCCGATCCGATGTCCATGATGAGTTGGACGAGGATGACCCATATGTTATCGAGACGGCAACTGCTACTCGAATACTCAATAATCCTTCTTATATGACCGACCCTTCTGAACCACGCACCTTACCTCCCTCACAGATTCCTCCGCGTCGGCAGTCTTTATTACCTTCAGCATTTGACGACGAAGTTCGTTTTTCTAGACCCAAAAAGCCCAGCTTGCTCCGTGCAGGTTCATCCTCAAACCTACCGACGCTGGCCGAACAATTGGATGAAAGCTCTCTTTCCGGTGATAGAAACTCGGAGGGTAACGCGTTTCACCATCAGAGTCCGTCACGAGATCCACCTCTACCTCCCCGTACGGTTAGCCAGCAATCAGAATACCGAAATCAATTGTCCTCTCATTTACAACCGGACTTCAACAACGAATCTACCTCCTGGTTGGATAATGGTGATTCCGGGGGATCTTCAGCTTCGTCCCTTCGCTCGAGGTCATCCTCTCTCTATCTACGAAAGAGAGATCGCATGACTAGCGGAGGAACAGAGGCTGCATTCGATGCTGCACTGGATGCCGCCGTAGAGGCAGCATATGATGAGGGGTTGGAACCGGCCGACGATTCAGACGATATGTCAGCAGATGACGATATAGTTTTGAATGTGAGAAGAAACGTGGAACGAGCTAAGCAAAAAGTTCGTGAGGCTGAAATGGAAGCCGAAGCTATCTCTGCTAAGGAGAGAGAAACGAGGCGGATTCAAGAGGAAGCTTTTCATGGTAACTACGGCGCGTTAAACGCGAGCTACGAAGATGGAGAAGCGGAAGAGGAGGAACTAATATTGGAAGAAATGATGGATGTCTTCGACTTTGACTTGCAAACCAAGTCGGCCCTACCACGGCAGTCTGGCTCCAGTGGGTTTTCAGGCCGAACTTGGGGAAGTTCGATAGCGTCCAACGCTGCAACTACCGGAACATCACTATCTACCCttgcagaagaagaaattccACCCACGAATATTAAATTAGCTGAATCATCACAGAACCCTCCACCGTCACAACCGTCCTCCAGCGCTCCGGCTCCTTCTACACCATTGCcacctccaccaccacctccaccaccacctcctccacctcctccgcctcctcctTCTGCAGCACTGCCATTTAGTCTCCCATCCTCCCTACCACCCCTTCCAACACCCATCCAACCCACAATCACACCTAATAGTCCGGTGGCTCCCAGTGTAAGGGCAAGGCGACTGTCCGGCTGGAACGCAAAGGAATTATCCATCGAAACAAATGGACGATTGCCGCTAGGTGCCGAGGCTCCTCTTACGGTCCCTGGGTCAAGAACGGGGCACATGTCACCGTCCCTACTACCCAAAGATGAGTCCAAAACTGGGTTTACAGCTGCATGGCAAAATACAGAACCCAAATCCGCTTTCCCAATACAGCGTCTGAAATACAACCATGCTGCTGCAGGCTCAGCTGAATCCCTTCCAATACAGTCCCCGGTGGCCCCTTTCCCAGAACTGCAAGCAgacgaggatgaagatgacaGTATGGATCATCGGTCCAGTGGCCATACAGTTAGCAAAGTAGCTTCCGCACCGGACACGTTAAGAAAGGATACTATATCTTCACAATCCAAGTCGGCGCGAGGGAAACAGTTATCCATCTCTACTGAAGATACCGGCAGGGTCCCGGAGAGCCCGTTGGTATCTGCATTTCCTGCTTCCATGCGAAAAGGCCCCCATATGTCTGTCTCAACTGCAGGAAGCCCGTCTGTTGGGGGCCCTCACCATATTTTTGATGGAACGTTTCATTCCGCAATGGCACCTGGTTGCCCTGACTCATCTACCCCAAACCCCCCCGCGGCTCTGGAACCCTGTCCCCAGTCATTTTTACTCCGTCCATTCTGGCTAATGAGATGCATTTATCAAAGTATCACTCATCCGCGGGGGGCTTATCTAACAACGAAACTTTTTGTTCCACGGGATGTTTGGCGGGTGAAGAACGTGAAGCTCAAGGCGGTTGAGGAAAAGATCTCAAATTGCGATCTTCTCACGGCTGCATTATTGAAAGTAGCGCAAGTTGACACCAACGATGCTGACGCAGTTCTCGAAGAAATGCAATCCCTGGATACCATTCTCGATCAGGTTCAATTGGTATTGTCAAAAAAGCTAGGTAACGAAGTCGGCGTCAATGGTGCGATGCACCTCTTCAAATCAGCATCATCAGAGGATTCTTCGACATTTAGCGAACAGTCTTCACGATCATCGAGTGGGGGAAGTAGATCTTACCTGACTCCGTTTAGAAAATTGCGGTCAAAGAGCTCGGGGCCTAACGCTGGACCGTCTACCTCTGCGACTAAGGAGGCTAGCAAGGATAACCTAACTATGCACTCGTTGCCGATGAATACGACGTTAAATTTACGTGCCCCAAAACGAAATTTGCCGGAATTGAAATGCACAGGACCGAATGCTAACTACATGAATGCATTGGCAAGATTGTGCGATGCTGCGCAGGTACTTG ATCAAATTGCCCGGCAAGTCGAGGACCCTGGGTTAAAGCACACATCCGAGACACAAGTGGGTCTAGAACTATGCGCACGCCATGCTGCGGAGTTTTTTGGCTTTTATGTTTGTCGATTTGCTCTGAATGACATAGGATTGATGATAG